Within the Pengzhenrongella sicca genome, the region AAGGCCGAACACCGCGTTCTGAACGACGCCGCACCTCTGCATGACCCGCACCTGCGCATGACCCCGCAACTCCAACGAAGGAGCAGTGCTCGTGGCAACTGTCATCACGGCGGCCGAGGCGGCCGTACTCATCGAAGACGGGGCCACGGTGGCCCTGAGCGGGTTCGGCCTGGCGTGCGTCAACGAGGAGACGCTCATCTCCGTCGAGCAGCGGTTCCTCGAGCACGGGGCGCCGCGCAACCTCACGGTCGTGCACTCCAGCGCCGTCGGCGACCGGCGGACCCGGGGCATGAGCCACTGGGGCCACGAGGGCCTGATCAAGCGCTGGATCGGCGGCATCGCGATCGCGTCGCCCGCCCTGGCGAAGCTGATCCAGGACGACAAGTGCGAGGCGTACAACCTGCCGCAGGGCGTCATCACCCAGCTCTACCGCGAGATCGCCGCGAAGCGTCCGGGGGTCGTGACCAAGGTCGGGACCGGGACGTTCGTCGACCCGCGGGTCGAGGGAGCGCGGATGTCGGCCTGCTCGGTCGAGGACTACGTCCAGGTCGTCGAGCTCGCGGGCGAGGAGTGGATGTTCTACCCCTCGTTCCCGATCGACGTCGGGCTGATCCGGGGGACCGTCGCGGACGAGCACGGCAACCTGACCCTGAGCAAGGAGGGCCTCAAGATGGAGGTCCTGCCCATCGCCCAGGCCGCGCACAACAGCGGCGGCATCGTGATCGCCCAGGTCGAGTCGCTCGCCAAGGCCGGGTCGCTCGACCCGAACGACATCCGGGTGCCCGGCGTGCTGGTCGACTACATCGTCGTCTCGGAGCCGGCCAACCACTTCCAGACCGAGAACACGCACTACAACCCGTCCTACTCGGGCCAGGTGCGCACGCCCCTGTCCGGGGTCGTCTCGATCCCGCTCACCGAGCGCAAGGTCATCGCCCGCCGGTGCGCGATGGAGATGACGCCGGGCACGGTGCTCAACCTCGGCGTCGGCATCCCGGCCGACGTCGGCTCGATCGTCGCCGAGGAGGGCGCGAGCAGCGACGTGGTCATGACCACCGAGTCCGGCGCGATCGGCGGGGTGCCCGCGGGGCTGAAGGACTTCGGCCACGCCTACAACCCCGAGGCGCTCGTCGAGATGCACTCCCAGTTCGACTTCTACGACGGCGGCGGGCTCGACCTGTGCGTGCTCGGGCTGGCGCAGACCGACCAGCACGGCAACGTCAACGTCTCCAAGTTCGGCGGCCGCGTCGCGGGCGCCGGCGGGTTCATCAACATCTCCCAGGCGGCCAAGACGCTCGTCTTCGCCGGCACGTTCACGGCCGGCGGCCTCGACGTCGAGATCGTCGAGGGCGCGCTGCAGGTGCGCACCGAGGGCCGGGCCCGCAAGTTCCTCGACCACGTCGAGCAGATCACGTTCAGCGGCCAGTACGCCGCGGGCACCGGTCAGCGGGTCCTGTACGTGACCGAGCGGGCCGTGTTCGTGCTGAGCGACGGGTCGATGACGCTCATCGAGATCGCCCCGGGCGTCGACCTGCAGACGCAGGTGCTCGACCTGATGGACTTCGCCCCCACGATCTCCCCGGACCTCGCCCTGATGCCCGCCGGCATCTTCCGCGAGACCTGGGGC harbors:
- a CDS encoding acyl CoA:acetate/3-ketoacid CoA transferase — translated: MATVITAAEAAVLIEDGATVALSGFGLACVNEETLISVEQRFLEHGAPRNLTVVHSSAVGDRRTRGMSHWGHEGLIKRWIGGIAIASPALAKLIQDDKCEAYNLPQGVITQLYREIAAKRPGVVTKVGTGTFVDPRVEGARMSACSVEDYVQVVELAGEEWMFYPSFPIDVGLIRGTVADEHGNLTLSKEGLKMEVLPIAQAAHNSGGIVIAQVESLAKAGSLDPNDIRVPGVLVDYIVVSEPANHFQTENTHYNPSYSGQVRTPLSGVVSIPLTERKVIARRCAMEMTPGTVLNLGVGIPADVGSIVAEEGASSDVVMTTESGAIGGVPAGLKDFGHAYNPEALVEMHSQFDFYDGGGLDLCVLGLAQTDQHGNVNVSKFGGRVAGAGGFINISQAAKTLVFAGTFTAGGLDVEIVEGALQVRTEGRARKFLDHVEQITFSGQYAAGTGQRVLYVTERAVFVLSDGSMTLIEIAPGVDLQTQVLDLMDFAPTISPDLALMPAGIFRETWGELAAHIHSPRPALAPALTGRP